One genomic window of Medicago truncatula cultivar Jemalong A17 chromosome 1, MtrunA17r5.0-ANR, whole genome shotgun sequence includes the following:
- the LOC11407017 gene encoding uncharacterized protein — MDVNLSQGGMIQGGVGGNSFGGFDLPGSIQVHHQAHHPHTIHQHQANPHQGLSLHSSVQDGFPLTMGPLQNCDQSMSMTDYGKGERGKICTSEEDEPSFMEDGFDGQHEGGRGKKGSSSPWQRVKWTDNMVRLMITAVSYIGEDRTSDGVGGSGRRKFAVLQKKGKWRCVSKVMAERGCHVSPQQCEDKFNDLNKRYKKLNDMLGRGTSCEVVENPALLDGIYYLSEKEKDEVRKILSSKQLFYEEMCSYHNCNRLHLPHDPALQSSMQLALRNRDDHDNDDIRRSQLDDHDEDEQDAETDEHDAFKDNCASRGEGRLNGSMKKLKQNQGQNHANAFGNSFNCQDYFNKGSYPRGQMGQSDGNQVIPENMRAAWLQKQWVDSRQVQLEEQKLQIQAEKLELEKQRFKWQRFSKQKDRELEKLSLENERMKLENERMALELKQKEMSLGFN, encoded by the coding sequence atggatGTGAATTTGTCACAAGGAGGAATGATTCAAGGTGGTGTTGGTGGTAATTCTTTTGGTGGCTTTGATTTACCTGGATCAATTCAGGTTCATCATCAAGCACACCATCCTCATACCATTCACCAACATCAAGCTAATCCGCATCAAGGGTTGTCGCTACATTCATCGGTGCAAGATGGTTTTCCACTCACAATGGGACCTTTGCAGAACTGTGATCAGAGTATGTCAATGACAGATTATGGTAAGGGAGAGAGGGGGAAAATTTGTACAAGTGAGGAAGATGAGCCTAGTTTTATGGAGGATGGTTTTGATGGTCAACATGAAGGGGGTAGAGGTAAAAAAGGATCGTCGTCGCCTTGGCAGCGTGTGAAGTGGACTGATAATATGGTGAGGCTTATGATTACAGCTGTTTCTTATATCGGTGAGGATAGAACTTCTGATGGTGTTGGTGGAAGTGGAAGAAGGAAATTTGCGGTTCTGCAGAAGAAGGGTAAGTGGAGATGTGTGTCGAAAGTCATGGCTGAAAGAGGTTGTCATGTTTCGCCGCAGCAATGTGAGGATAAATTCAATGATCTTAATAAAAGGTATAAAAAGCTGAATGATATGTTAGGGAGGGGAACTTCTTGCGAGGTTGTGGAAAATCCTGCGCTTTTGGATGGAATTTATTATCTTTCTGAGAAAGAAAAGGACGAAGTTCGAAAAATATTAAGCTCAAAACAATTGTTCTATGAAGAGATGTGTTCTTACCATAATTGTAATAGGCTGCATTTGCCACATGATCCTGCATTGCAATCTTCGATGCAGTTAGCTCTCCGTAATAGGGATGATCATGATAACGATGATATCAGAAGATCCCAGCTTGATGATCATGATGAAGACGAGCAAGATGCAGAAACTGATGAACACGATGCTTTTAAAGACAATTGTGCTTCCCGTGGTGAGGGGCGGTTAAATGGATCAATGAAGAAATTGAAACAAAACCAAGGCCAAAATCATGCTAATGCTTTTGGTAATTCTTTTAATTGTCAAGATTATTTCAACAAAGGCTCGTATCCGCGTGGACAAATGGGGCAGTCTGATGGTAATCAAGTTATACCTGAAAACATGAGAGCAGCATGGTTACAGAAGCAATGGGTTGACTCTCGCCAAGTTCAGTTAGAAGAGCAAAAGTTACAAATTCAGGCTGAGAAGTTGGAATTAGAGAAACAAAGATTCAAGTGGCAGAGATTTAGCAAGCAAAAGGACCGGGAGTTGGAGAAGCTGAGTCTAGAAAACGAAAGAATGAAGCTTGAAAATGAACGTATGGCTTTAGAACTGAAGCAAAAGGAAATGAGTCTCGGCTTTAACTAG
- the LOC11407016 gene encoding trihelix transcription factor DF1 encodes MLGDSAVLSGGGGDAPAPAAAPPNMTVEGGGGVGSNSESDVERGRVEDGERSFGGNRWPRQETLALLRIRSDMDTVFRDASVKGPLWDEVSRKLAELGYHRSSKKCKEKFENVYKYHKRTKDGRGGKSDGKTYRFFDQLEALDHFHTNPSPQNISKPPQISAPTPSQVVTTATVSLPITESTMSQVVNTTLSIPHATVPSISMPQNNIATTQPIMNMNPTIPSNPSTIFQPSTTNPTSTNPLPSFPNISTDLLSNSMASSYSTSSEDTTEEGSRKRKRKWKNFFERIMKKVTEKQEDLQKRFLEVIEKREQERVVREEAWRAQEMQRINREREMLAHERSITAAKDAAVMSFLQKIAEQQNLGQALHNINIAQPPPPQQQLPQRSVAPTPTPAVVPISVVQVNTTPPPAQPPPVSKLGTTIVQQQQQQQLVTNMEIVKVDNNGETFMGGMSSSRWPKVEVQALINLRTSMDNKYQENGPKGPLWEEISLAMKNLGYNRNAKRCKEKWENINKYFKKVKESNKKRPEDSKTCPYFHQLDALYKEKGKGENYSGGGGGGAGSTQVVQPENMAAPLMVQPEQQWRPPQQGEDNMEQNRGQEEEDMDEDDKDGEEEDDEEDMDESGNFEVVANKPAVGASA; translated from the exons aTGCTAGGTGACTCGGCTGTTTTGAGTGGTGGCGGTGGAGATGCACCAGCACCAGCAGCTGCACCACCTAACATGACGGTGGAAGGTGGTGGTGGAGTTGGATCAAATTCAGAGAGTGATGTTGAAAGAGGAAGAGTTGAAGATGGTGAACGTAGCTTCGGCGGTAACAGGTGGCCGCGACAAGAAACTTTGGCGCTTTTAAGGATACGATCGGATATGGATACAGTGTTTCGAGATGCAAGTGTTAAAGGTCCTTTGTGGGATGAAGTTTCAAG GAAGCTAGCAGAACTTGGGTACCACAGAAGTTCAAAGAAATGCAAAGAGAAGTTTGAGAATGTTTATAAGTATCACAAGAGAACCAAAGATGGTCGAGGTGGAAAATCAGATGGTAAGACTTATCGATTTTTTGATCAATTAGAAGCCCTTGATCATTTTCATACCAACCCTTCAcctcaaaacatatcaaaaccACCACAAATTTCGGCACCAACACCGTCACAAGTTGTTACAACTGCAACAGTTTCACTACCAATAACAGAATCAACAATGTCACAAGTGGTTAACACCACTCTAAGTATCCCTCATGCAACTGTTCCATCAATTTCCATGCCTCAAAACAATATTGCAACTACCCAACCAATTATGAATATGAATCCTACAATCCCATCCAATCCTTCAACTATTTtccaaccatcaacaacaaaccCTACTTCCACCAACCCTCTTCCATCTTTTCCTAACATTTCTACAGATCTATTATCCAATTCCATGGCTAGCTCCTACTCGACATCTTCCGAAGACACAACGGAAGAAGGATCTCGAAAGAGGAAGCGAAAATGGAAGAacttttttgagagaataatgAAGAAAGTGACCGAGAAGCAAGAGGATTTGCAGAAGAGATTCTTGGAGGTTATTGAGAAACGCGAGCAAGAACGAGTTGTTAGAGAAGAAGCGTGGAGAGCACAAGAGATGCAAAGAATCAATAGAGAGAGGGAAATGCTTGCACACGAAAGATCTATAACTGCAGCAAAAGATGCTGCAGTCATGTCTTTCTTGCAAAAAATAGCCGAACAACAAAATCTAGGACAAGCATTACATAACATCAACATTGCACAACCACCGccaccacaacaacaactacCACAAAGAAGTGTAGCACCAACACCAACACCGGCGGTAGTACCAATATCTGTGGTACAAGTTAACACAACGCCGCCGCCAGCACAACCACCTCCGGTTAGCAAGTTAGGCACAACAATAGtccagcagcaacaacaacaacaattggtGACGAATATGGAAATTGTGAAAGTTGATAACAATGGCGAGACTTTCATGGGAGGGATGAGTTCGTCAAGGTGGCCGAAAGTTGAAGTTCAAGCACTTATAAATCTGAGGACGAGCATGGACAATAAGTACCAAGAGAATGGACCAAAAGGTCCTCTATGGGAGGAGATATCTTTAGCAATGAAGAACCTCGGTTACAATAGGAATGCAAAAAGGTGCAAAGAAAAATGGGAGAATATAAACAAGTACTtcaagaaagtgaaagagagtAACAAAAAGAGACCCGAAGATTCAAAGACATGTCCTTATTTTCATCAGTTGGATGCTTTGTATAAGGAGAAAGGAAAGGGGGAAAATTATAGTGGCGGTGGCGGTGGCGGTGCTGGTTCGACCCAGGTGGTGCAACCGGAGAACATGGCGGCACCGTTGATGGTTCAGCCGGAGCAGCAATGGCGGCCACCTCAGCAGGGAGAAGATAACATGGAGCAGAACCGTGGACAGGAAGAAGAAGATATGGATGAAGATGATAAAGATggtgaggaagaagatgatgaagaagatatGGATGAAAGTGGTAACTTTGAAGTAGTGGCAAACAAGCCTGCAGTGGGTGCATCAGCTTGA